Proteins encoded in a region of the Globicephala melas chromosome 1, mGloMel1.2, whole genome shotgun sequence genome:
- the UROD gene encoding uroporphyrinogen decarboxylase — translation MEANECGPQGFPELKNDTFLRAAWGEETDYTPVWCMRQAGRYLPEFRETRAAQDFFSTCRSPETCCELTLQPLRRFPLDAAIIFSDILVVPQALGMEVTMVPGKGPSFPEPLREERDLQRLRDPTTVASELGYVFQAITLTRQRLAGRVPLIGFAGAPWTLMTYMVEGGGSSTMAQAKRWLYQRPQASHQLLRILTDALVPYLVGQVAAGAQALQLFESHAGHLGPQLFSKFALPYIRDVAKRVKAGLQEAGLAPVPMIIFAKDGHFALEELAQAGYEVVGLDWTVAPEKARDCVGKTVTLQGNLDPCALYASEEEIGQLVQQMLNDFGPRRYIANLGHGLYPDMDPEHVGAFVDAVHKHSRLLRQN, via the exons ATGGAGGCGAACGAGTGTGG ACCTCAGGGTTTTCCGGAGCTGAAGAATGACACCTTCCTGCGAGCAGCCTGGGGAGAAGAAACAGACTACACTCCTGTTTGGTGCATGCGGCAGGCAGGCCGCTACTTACCAG AGTTTAGGGAAACTCGGGCTGCCCAGGACTTTTTCAGCACCTGTCGCTCCCCAGAGACCTGCTGTGAACTTACTCTGCAG CCACTGCGTCGCTTCCCTCTGGATGCTGCCATCATCTTCTCCGACATCCTTGTTGTACCCCAG GCACTGGGCATGGAGGTGACCATGGTGCCTGGCAAAGGGCCCAGCTTCCCAGAGCCATTAAGAGAAGAGCGGGATTTACAGCGCCTCCGGGATCCAACAACAGTGGCCTCTGAGCTGGGCTATGTGTTCCAGGCCATCACTCTCACTCGACAACGTCTGGCTGGGCGTGTGCCACTGATTGGCTTTGCTGGTGCCCCG TGGACTCTCATGACATATATGGTTGAGGGTGGCGGCTCAAGCACCATGGCTCAGGCCAAACGCTGGCTTTACCAGAGACCGCAGGCCAGTCACCAGCTGCTTCGCATCCTCACTGATGCTCTCGTCCCATATCTGGTGGGACAAGTGGCTGCTGGTGCCCAG GCATTGCAGCTCTTTGAGTCCCATGCAGGGCATCTTGGCCCACAACTCTTCAGTAAGTTTGCACTGCCTTACATCCGTGATGTGGCCAAGCGAGTGAAAGCCGGGCTGCAGGAGGCAGGCCTGGCACCAGTGCCCATG ATCATCTTTGCTAAGGACGGACATTTTGCCCTGGAGGAGCTGGCCCAGGCTGGCTACGAGGTGGTTGGGCTTGACTGGACAGTGGCCCCAGAGAAAGCCCG GGACTGCGTGGGAAAGACGGTGACCCTGCAGGGCAACCTGGACCCCTGTGCCTTGTATGCATCTGAG GAAGAGATTGGGCAGTTGGTGCAGCAGATGCTGAATGACTTTGGGCCGCGGCGCTACATTGCCAACCTGGGCCACGGACTTTACCCTGACATGGACCCAGAACATGTGGGAGCCTTTGTGGATGCCGTGCACAAACACTCACGCCTGCTTCGACAGAACTGA
- the HECTD3 gene encoding E3 ubiquitin-protein ligase HECTD3 isoform X2, with protein sequence MAGPGPGAALESPRQLLGRVRFLAEAAKSLRAGRPLPAALAFVPREVLYKLYKDPAGPSRVLLPVWEAEGPGLRVGATGPATCTGSGPLRAARDSIELRRGACVRTTGEELCNGHGLWVKLTKEQLAEHLGDCGLDEGWLLVCRPAEGGARLVPIDTPDHLQRQQQLFGVDYRPVLRWEQVVDLTYSHRLGSRPQPAEAYTEAVQRLLYVPPTWTYECDEDLIHFLYDHLGKEDENLGSVKQYVESIDVSSYTEEFNVSCLTDSNADTYWESDGSQCQHWVRLTMKKGTIVKKLLLTVDTTDDNFMPKRVVIYGGEGDNLKKLSDVSIDETLIGDVCVLEDMTVHLPVIEIRIVECRDDGIDVRLRGVKIKSSRQRELGLNADLFQPTSLVRYPRLEGTDPEVLYRRAVLLQRFIKILDSVLHHLVPAWDHTLGTFSEIKQVKQFLLLSRQRPGLVAQCLRDSESSKPSFMPRLYINRRLAMEHRACPLKDPACKNAVFTQVYEGLKPSDKYEKPLDYRWPMRYDQWWECKFIAEGIIDQGGGFRDSLADMSEELCPSSADTPVPLPFFVRTANQGNGTGEARDMYVPNPSCRDFAKYEWIGQLMGAALRGKEFLVLALPGFVWKQLSGEEVSWSKDFPAVDSVLVKLLEVMEGMDKETFEFKFGKELTFTTVLSDQQVVELIPGGAGIVVGFEDRSRFIQLVQKARLEESKEQVSAMQAGLLKVVPQAVLDLLTWQELEKKVCGDPEVTVDALRKLTRFEDFEPSDTRVQYFWEALNNFTNEDRSRFLRFVTGRSRLPARIYIYPDKLGYETTDALPESSTCSSTLFLPHYASLDSKLKTQGERGGWRLLPEQGSRDG encoded by the exons ATGGCGGGCCCGGGCCCGGGCGCGGCGCTAGAGTCCCCGCGGCAGCTGCTGGGCCGCGTGCGCTTCCTGGCGGAGGCAGCGAAGAGCCTCCGCGCTGGACGGCCGTTGCCGGCGGCGCTAGCTTTCGTGCCGCGCGAGGTGCTCTACAAGCTTTACAAGGACCCGGCGGGACCGTCGCGCGTGCTGTTGCCAGTGTGGGAGGCGGAGGGCCCGGGGCTGCGTGTGGGAGCCACGGGCCCGGCCACCTGTACCGGCTCCGGGCCCCTCCGCGCCGCCCGCGACAGCATCGAGCTCCGGCGCGGCGCCTGCGTGCGCACCACGGGCGAGGAGCTGTGCAACGGCCACGGGCTCTGGGTGAAGCTGACCAAG GAGCAGCTGGCGGAACACCTGGGCGACTGCGGGCTGGACGAAGGCTGGCTGCTGGTGTGCCGCCCGGCAGAAGGCGGGGCCCGGCTCGTACCCATCGACACTCCAGACCACCTCCAACGGCAGCAGCAGCTCTTTGGAGTGGACTACCGCCCGGTGCTcag ATGGGAACAGGTGGTGGACCTGACATACTCGCATCGCCTGGGATCAAGGCCTCAGCCGGCCGAGGCATACACAGAAGCTGTACAAAGGCTACT CTATGTGCCCCCGACGTGGACCTACGAGTGCGACGAGGACCTGATCCACTTCTTGTACGACCACCTGGGCAAGGAGGATGAGAACCTGGGTAGCGTGAAGCAGTATGTGGAGAGCATAGACGTTTCCTCCTACACG gagGAGTTCAATGTGTCCTGCCTGACAGACAGCAATGCGGACACCTACTGGGAGAGCGATGGGTCCCAGTGCCAGCACTGGGTACGGCTTACCATGAAAAAGGGCACCATTGTGAA GAAGCTACTACTCACGGTGGATACCACAGATGACAACTTTATGCCTAAGCGGGTGGTGATCTATGGGGGTGAAGGGGACAACCTGAAGAAGCTGAGTGATGTGAGCATTGACGA GACCCTGATCGGGGATGTCTGTGTCCTGGAGGACATGACCGTCCACCTCCCAGTCATCGAGATCCGCATCGTCGAGTGCCGAG ATGATGGGATTGACGTTCGTCTTCGAGGGGTCAAGATCAAGTCTTCTAGACAGCGGGAACTAGGGCTGAATGCAGACCTGTTCCAGCCCACCAGTCTGGTGCGATATCCACGCCTGGAAGGCACTGATCCGGAAGTGCTATACCGCAGAGCtgttctcctgcagag ATTCATAAAGATCCTAGACAGCGTCCTGCACCACCTGGTACCTGCCTGGGACCACACGCTGGGTACCTTCAGTGAGATTAAG caAGTGAAGCAGTTCCTGCTGCTGTCACGCCAGCGGCCAGGCCTGGTGGCCCAGTGCCTGCGTGACTCAGAGAGCAGCAAGCCCAGCTTCATGCCACGCCTATACATCAACCGGCGCCTCGCCATGGAACACCGCGCCTGCCCCTTAAAGGACCCTGCCTGCAAGAATGCTGTCTTCACCCAG GTTTATGAAGGCCTCAAGCCCTCTGACAAGTATGAAAAGCCCCTGGACTACAG GTGGCCCATGCGCTATGACCagtggtgggagtgtaaattcaTTGCAGAAGGCATCATTGACCAAG GAGGTGGTTTCCGGGATAGCCTGGCAGACATGTCAGAAGAACTGTGCCCTAGCTCGGCGGACACCCCTGTGCCTCTGCCCTTCTTTGTCCGAACGGCCAACCAG GGCAATGGCACGGGTGAGGCCCGGGATATGTATGTGCCCAACCCCTCCTGCCGAGACTTTGCCAAGTACGAGTGGATCGGACAGCTGATGGGGGCTGCCCTTCGGGGTAAGGAGTTCCTG gtcctggctctgcctggtTTCGTGTGGAAACAGCTCTCTGGTGAGGAGGTGAGCTGGAGCAAGGATTTCCCAGCTGTGGACTCTGTGCTG GTAAAGCTCCTGGAAGTGATGGAAGGAATGGACAAGGAGACATTTGAGTTCAAATTTGGAAAGGAGCTAACGTTCACCACTGTGCTGAGTGACCAGCAGGTGGTGGAGCTGATCCCTGGGGGTGCAGGCATCGTGGTGGGATTTGAGGACCGTTCCCGTTTCATCCAACTGGTGCAGAAGGCACGGCTAGAGGAGAGCAAGGAGCAG GTGTCAGCCATGCAAGCAGGTCTGCTGAAGGTGGTGCCACAGGCTGTGCTGGACTTGCTAACGTGGCAAGAGTTGGAGAAGAAGGTGTGCGGGGACCCAGAGGTCACTGTGGACGCTCTGCGCAAGCTCA CCCGGTTTGAGGACTTCGAGCCATCTGACACACGGGTGCAGTATTTCTGGGAGGCACTGAACAACTTCACCAACG AGGACCGGAGCCGCTTCCTGCGCTTTGTCACAGGCCGCAGCCGTCTGCCAGCTCGGATCTACATCTACCCGGACAAGCTGGG CTATGAGACCACAGATGCGCTGCCTGAGTCTTCCACCTGCTCCAGCACCCTCTTCCTACCGCACTATGCCAG CCTGGACTCAAAGCTAAAAActcagggggagaggggaggatggaGGCTCCTCCCCGAACAAGGCTCCAGGGATGGATAG
- the HECTD3 gene encoding E3 ubiquitin-protein ligase HECTD3 isoform X1 → MAGPGPGAALESPRQLLGRVRFLAEAAKSLRAGRPLPAALAFVPREVLYKLYKDPAGPSRVLLPVWEAEGPGLRVGATGPATCTGSGPLRAARDSIELRRGACVRTTGEELCNGHGLWVKLTKEQLAEHLGDCGLDEGWLLVCRPAEGGARLVPIDTPDHLQRQQQLFGVDYRPVLRWEQVVDLTYSHRLGSRPQPAEAYTEAVQRLLYVPPTWTYECDEDLIHFLYDHLGKEDENLGSVKQYVESIDVSSYTEEFNVSCLTDSNADTYWESDGSQCQHWVRLTMKKGTIVKKLLLTVDTTDDNFMPKRVVIYGGEGDNLKKLSDVSIDETLIGDVCVLEDMTVHLPVIEIRIVECRDDGIDVRLRGVKIKSSRQRELGLNADLFQPTSLVRYPRLEGTDPEVLYRRAVLLQRFIKILDSVLHHLVPAWDHTLGTFSEIKQVKQFLLLSRQRPGLVAQCLRDSESSKPSFMPRLYINRRLAMEHRACPLKDPACKNAVFTQVYEGLKPSDKYEKPLDYRWPMRYDQWWECKFIAEGIIDQGGGFRDSLADMSEELCPSSADTPVPLPFFVRTANQGNGTGEARDMYVPNPSCRDFAKYEWIGQLMGAALRGKEFLVLALPGFVWKQLSGEEVSWSKDFPAVDSVLVKLLEVMEGMDKETFEFKFGKELTFTTVLSDQQVVELIPGGAGIVVGFEDRSRFIQLVQKARLEESKEQVSAMQAGLLKVVPQAVLDLLTWQELEKKVCGDPEVTVDALRKLTRFEDFEPSDTRVQYFWEALNNFTNEDRSRFLRFVTGRSRLPARIYIYPDKLGYETTDALPESSTCSSTLFLPHYASAKVCEEKLRYAAYNCVAIDTDMSPWEE, encoded by the exons ATGGCGGGCCCGGGCCCGGGCGCGGCGCTAGAGTCCCCGCGGCAGCTGCTGGGCCGCGTGCGCTTCCTGGCGGAGGCAGCGAAGAGCCTCCGCGCTGGACGGCCGTTGCCGGCGGCGCTAGCTTTCGTGCCGCGCGAGGTGCTCTACAAGCTTTACAAGGACCCGGCGGGACCGTCGCGCGTGCTGTTGCCAGTGTGGGAGGCGGAGGGCCCGGGGCTGCGTGTGGGAGCCACGGGCCCGGCCACCTGTACCGGCTCCGGGCCCCTCCGCGCCGCCCGCGACAGCATCGAGCTCCGGCGCGGCGCCTGCGTGCGCACCACGGGCGAGGAGCTGTGCAACGGCCACGGGCTCTGGGTGAAGCTGACCAAG GAGCAGCTGGCGGAACACCTGGGCGACTGCGGGCTGGACGAAGGCTGGCTGCTGGTGTGCCGCCCGGCAGAAGGCGGGGCCCGGCTCGTACCCATCGACACTCCAGACCACCTCCAACGGCAGCAGCAGCTCTTTGGAGTGGACTACCGCCCGGTGCTcag ATGGGAACAGGTGGTGGACCTGACATACTCGCATCGCCTGGGATCAAGGCCTCAGCCGGCCGAGGCATACACAGAAGCTGTACAAAGGCTACT CTATGTGCCCCCGACGTGGACCTACGAGTGCGACGAGGACCTGATCCACTTCTTGTACGACCACCTGGGCAAGGAGGATGAGAACCTGGGTAGCGTGAAGCAGTATGTGGAGAGCATAGACGTTTCCTCCTACACG gagGAGTTCAATGTGTCCTGCCTGACAGACAGCAATGCGGACACCTACTGGGAGAGCGATGGGTCCCAGTGCCAGCACTGGGTACGGCTTACCATGAAAAAGGGCACCATTGTGAA GAAGCTACTACTCACGGTGGATACCACAGATGACAACTTTATGCCTAAGCGGGTGGTGATCTATGGGGGTGAAGGGGACAACCTGAAGAAGCTGAGTGATGTGAGCATTGACGA GACCCTGATCGGGGATGTCTGTGTCCTGGAGGACATGACCGTCCACCTCCCAGTCATCGAGATCCGCATCGTCGAGTGCCGAG ATGATGGGATTGACGTTCGTCTTCGAGGGGTCAAGATCAAGTCTTCTAGACAGCGGGAACTAGGGCTGAATGCAGACCTGTTCCAGCCCACCAGTCTGGTGCGATATCCACGCCTGGAAGGCACTGATCCGGAAGTGCTATACCGCAGAGCtgttctcctgcagag ATTCATAAAGATCCTAGACAGCGTCCTGCACCACCTGGTACCTGCCTGGGACCACACGCTGGGTACCTTCAGTGAGATTAAG caAGTGAAGCAGTTCCTGCTGCTGTCACGCCAGCGGCCAGGCCTGGTGGCCCAGTGCCTGCGTGACTCAGAGAGCAGCAAGCCCAGCTTCATGCCACGCCTATACATCAACCGGCGCCTCGCCATGGAACACCGCGCCTGCCCCTTAAAGGACCCTGCCTGCAAGAATGCTGTCTTCACCCAG GTTTATGAAGGCCTCAAGCCCTCTGACAAGTATGAAAAGCCCCTGGACTACAG GTGGCCCATGCGCTATGACCagtggtgggagtgtaaattcaTTGCAGAAGGCATCATTGACCAAG GAGGTGGTTTCCGGGATAGCCTGGCAGACATGTCAGAAGAACTGTGCCCTAGCTCGGCGGACACCCCTGTGCCTCTGCCCTTCTTTGTCCGAACGGCCAACCAG GGCAATGGCACGGGTGAGGCCCGGGATATGTATGTGCCCAACCCCTCCTGCCGAGACTTTGCCAAGTACGAGTGGATCGGACAGCTGATGGGGGCTGCCCTTCGGGGTAAGGAGTTCCTG gtcctggctctgcctggtTTCGTGTGGAAACAGCTCTCTGGTGAGGAGGTGAGCTGGAGCAAGGATTTCCCAGCTGTGGACTCTGTGCTG GTAAAGCTCCTGGAAGTGATGGAAGGAATGGACAAGGAGACATTTGAGTTCAAATTTGGAAAGGAGCTAACGTTCACCACTGTGCTGAGTGACCAGCAGGTGGTGGAGCTGATCCCTGGGGGTGCAGGCATCGTGGTGGGATTTGAGGACCGTTCCCGTTTCATCCAACTGGTGCAGAAGGCACGGCTAGAGGAGAGCAAGGAGCAG GTGTCAGCCATGCAAGCAGGTCTGCTGAAGGTGGTGCCACAGGCTGTGCTGGACTTGCTAACGTGGCAAGAGTTGGAGAAGAAGGTGTGCGGGGACCCAGAGGTCACTGTGGACGCTCTGCGCAAGCTCA CCCGGTTTGAGGACTTCGAGCCATCTGACACACGGGTGCAGTATTTCTGGGAGGCACTGAACAACTTCACCAACG AGGACCGGAGCCGCTTCCTGCGCTTTGTCACAGGCCGCAGCCGTCTGCCAGCTCGGATCTACATCTACCCGGACAAGCTGGG CTATGAGACCACAGATGCGCTGCCTGAGTCTTCCACCTGCTCCAGCACCCTCTTCCTACCGCACTATGCCAG tgccaAGGTGTGTGAGGAGAAGCTCCGCTACGCTGCATACAACTGTGTGGCCATCGACACCGACATGAGCCCTTGGGAGGAGTGA